One stretch of Longimicrobiaceae bacterium DNA includes these proteins:
- a CDS encoding class I SAM-dependent rRNA methyltransferase: MTLPPLRLRKNEERRLRAGHLWVFSNEVDVARTPLTAFQPGDAVAVEDSRGGPLGTGYVNPRSLIAARLVSREGAALDADLLRTRIERALALREMLFPRPFYRLVFGESDGLPGLVVDRFGDVLVVQLTTAGMERLRAEVVEALDAVLRPRGILLRNDTSGRALEGLENYVETAAGEVPEVLELEENGVRFHAPIGGQKTGWFYDHRMNRARLQAYAPGKRVLDVFSYVGGWGVQAAAAGAEQVVCVDASASALEALRGNAALNGVDGKVTALKGDAFDVLRGLAGEGRRFDVVVLDPPAFIKRKKDLKAGEEAYRRVAQLGMEVLAPGGILVSASCSFHMHREALQDAMLRAARHLRRELQITEEGHQGPDHPVHPAIPETAYLKAFFGRVG, from the coding sequence ATGACGCTTCCACCGCTCCGCCTGAGGAAGAACGAAGAACGCAGGCTGCGTGCCGGGCACCTGTGGGTGTTCAGCAACGAGGTGGACGTGGCGCGCACCCCCCTCACGGCCTTCCAGCCGGGCGACGCGGTGGCCGTGGAGGACTCGCGCGGGGGGCCGCTGGGCACCGGCTACGTGAACCCGCGCTCGCTCATCGCCGCGCGCCTGGTGAGCCGGGAGGGCGCCGCGCTGGACGCCGACCTGCTCCGCACCCGCATCGAGCGAGCGCTGGCGCTGCGGGAGATGCTGTTCCCGCGCCCCTTCTACCGTCTCGTGTTCGGCGAGAGCGATGGGCTGCCGGGGCTGGTGGTGGACCGCTTCGGCGACGTGCTGGTGGTGCAGCTCACCACCGCGGGCATGGAGCGGCTTCGCGCGGAGGTGGTGGAGGCGCTGGACGCGGTGCTGCGCCCGCGCGGCATCTTGCTGCGCAACGACACCTCCGGCCGCGCGCTGGAAGGGCTGGAGAATTATGTGGAAACCGCCGCGGGCGAGGTGCCCGAGGTGCTGGAGCTGGAGGAGAACGGCGTTCGCTTCCACGCGCCCATCGGCGGGCAGAAGACGGGCTGGTTCTACGACCACCGGATGAACCGCGCGCGCCTTCAGGCGTACGCGCCGGGCAAGCGCGTGCTGGACGTGTTCAGCTACGTGGGCGGCTGGGGCGTGCAGGCCGCCGCCGCGGGCGCCGAGCAGGTCGTGTGCGTGGACGCATCCGCCTCCGCGCTGGAGGCGCTGCGCGGGAACGCGGCGCTGAACGGCGTGGACGGCAAGGTCACGGCGCTGAAGGGCGACGCGTTCGACGTGCTTCGCGGCCTGGCGGGCGAGGGGCGGCGGTTCGACGTGGTGGTGCTGGACCCGCCGGCCTTCATCAAGCGCAAGAAGGACCTGAAGGCGGGGGAGGAGGCGTACCGGCGCGTGGCGCAGCTGGGGATGGAGGTGCTGGCGCCGGGCGGGATCCTGGTCTCCGCCTCGTGCTCGTTCCACATGCACCGCGAGGCGCTCCAGGACGCGATGCTGCGGGCCGCGCGTCACCTCCGGCGGGAGCTGCAGATCACGGAGGAAGGCCACCAGGGGCCGGACCATCCCGTGCATCCGGCGATCCCGGAGACGGCGTATCTGAAGGCGTTCTTCGGGCGGGTGGGGTAG
- a CDS encoding class I SAM-dependent methyltransferase codes for MSIGNISDTARWVALYRAWESERPDALFHDPYARKLAGPDAEELVAAVPGGTRMAWAMVVRTQLLDEMILRAVHRDGFDTVVNLAAGLDARPFRMALPSTLRWVDVDLPGISRYKREQLAGERAACRYESEEVDLADVDARRSLFTRINVKAERALVISEGLLVYLPAADVAALAADLHDQPCFLRWLTDLAGPRLLGMLHKQMGGHLAKGGVRMQFAPEEGPRFFQPFGWRLAELRSTMDEARRLRREMPLAWLWRGLGRLYPAKVREELRTMSAIVALERT; via the coding sequence ATGAGCATCGGCAACATATCGGACACGGCGCGGTGGGTGGCGCTGTATCGCGCCTGGGAGAGCGAGCGGCCGGACGCGCTGTTCCACGATCCGTACGCACGGAAGCTCGCCGGGCCGGACGCCGAGGAGCTGGTCGCGGCGGTCCCCGGCGGCACGCGCATGGCCTGGGCGATGGTGGTGCGCACGCAGTTGCTGGACGAGATGATCCTGCGCGCCGTGCACCGCGACGGCTTCGACACGGTGGTGAACCTGGCCGCCGGGCTGGACGCGCGCCCCTTCCGCATGGCTCTGCCGTCCACGCTGCGCTGGGTGGACGTGGACCTGCCCGGCATCTCCCGCTACAAGCGCGAGCAGCTTGCGGGCGAGCGCGCCGCCTGCCGCTACGAGAGCGAGGAGGTGGACCTGGCCGACGTGGACGCGCGCCGCAGCCTCTTCACGCGCATCAACGTGAAGGCGGAGCGGGCGCTGGTGATCAGCGAGGGGCTGCTGGTGTACCTGCCCGCGGCGGACGTGGCGGCGCTCGCGGCAGACCTGCACGACCAGCCGTGCTTCCTGCGCTGGCTCACCGACCTCGCCGGGCCGCGGCTGCTGGGCATGCTGCACAAGCAGATGGGCGGGCACCTGGCCAAGGGCGGCGTGCGCATGCAGTTCGCCCCGGAGGAGGGGCCGCGCTTCTTCCAACCGTTCGGCTGGCGCTTGGCCGAGCTGCGCTCCACCATGGACGAGGCCCGCCGCCTGCGCCGCGAGATGCCGCTGGCCTGGCTGTGGCGCGGCCTGGGCCGCCTGTATCCCGCGAAAGTGCGGGAGGAGCTCCGCACCATGTCCGCCATCGTCGCCCTCGAACGCACCTGA
- a CDS encoding ATP-binding protein, translating into MNDPAGPFQALQRAFPGAVVLLDAADRVAAWSPAAEQWFGTPASSALGRPAAEAGLPGCDVLAPAIARVRAGGEPERTPAIRVPGDAARFVEFIISRFDASPEAASSPGGVSVDAGPSASVERSPSPESSSQTSRAGGSGEVLLFARDVTDEVRERRAADARLAGLERRAAESEALRGIAVAVASSLNPDEIFGALCERVRGLFQADMTAVDLPLMDSRRHWCGEGADPDALFAALAPHLRTVCDTGATLVANPAPSDDPLPDREMTPATSSGDAGSSADSVGGRSTGDAGGSVDAGVSVDAGADTFAAHAGDGSAGDGGADVRTIEPVDGLDSAVIVPLRADGEVPGALLVGWRHGSPVAPDTVRLARTLAAEVALAFRNARMYDSMKEAAVRRDRFFSAMSHDLRTPITAIVGYSELLQDGIVGELEARQLEMVERISQVAGHLSQLVNDILDLAKLDAGRMEFHLEEVPLGDLVEEAVVTVRPQAQGKSLALRLEIDGHRGIRMRVDPPRVRQILVNLLSNAVKFTEAGEVSVSVGIGGEQGWIEVRDTGPGLPADSEEVVFEEFLQIASGNKAKREPGSGLGLAISRRLARAMGGDLTARSGDGSGAVFTLYLPFSEA; encoded by the coding sequence ATGAACGACCCGGCCGGCCCGTTCCAAGCGCTCCAGCGCGCCTTTCCCGGCGCAGTGGTGCTGCTGGACGCCGCGGATCGGGTCGCCGCGTGGAGCCCCGCCGCCGAGCAGTGGTTCGGCACGCCCGCATCTTCCGCCCTTGGCCGCCCCGCCGCCGAAGCGGGCCTTCCCGGCTGCGACGTCCTGGCGCCCGCGATCGCCCGCGTCCGCGCCGGAGGCGAGCCGGAGCGGACGCCCGCCATCCGCGTGCCGGGAGATGCGGCGCGCTTCGTGGAGTTCATCATCTCGCGCTTCGACGCATCTCCCGAAGCCGCGTCATCTCCCGGCGGTGTCTCGGTAGATGCTGGCCCCTCGGCCAGCGTCGAACGCTCCCCATCTCCCGAAAGCTCGTCGCAGACCTCGCGAGCGGGGGGATCGGGAGAGGTGCTGCTGTTCGCGCGCGACGTCACGGACGAGGTGCGCGAACGGCGTGCGGCAGATGCGCGCCTCGCCGGTCTGGAGCGCCGCGCGGCCGAGAGCGAGGCGCTGCGCGGGATCGCCGTGGCGGTCGCATCCAGCCTGAACCCGGACGAGATCTTCGGCGCGCTCTGCGAGCGGGTGCGCGGGCTCTTCCAGGCGGACATGACCGCCGTGGACCTGCCGCTCATGGACAGCCGCCGCCACTGGTGCGGCGAGGGCGCGGACCCCGACGCGCTGTTCGCGGCGCTCGCTCCCCACCTCCGCACCGTCTGCGACACCGGCGCCACCCTCGTCGCCAATCCCGCCCCCAGCGACGACCCGCTGCCGGATCGCGAGATGACGCCAGCCACGTCCTCGGGAGATGCAGGCTCGTCAGCCGATTCCGTCGGTGGGCGCTCGACGGGAGATGCGGGCGGGTCGGTGGACGCCGGCGTGTCGGTAGATGCTGGTGCCGATACGTTCGCAGCTCACGCAGGGGACGGAAGCGCGGGAGATGGAGGCGCGGACGTCCGCACGATCGAGCCGGTGGACGGGCTGGATTCGGCGGTGATCGTGCCGCTGCGGGCGGACGGCGAGGTGCCGGGGGCGCTGCTGGTGGGGTGGCGCCACGGGTCGCCCGTCGCGCCCGACACCGTGCGCCTGGCCCGCACCCTCGCGGCCGAGGTGGCGCTCGCCTTCCGCAACGCGCGCATGTACGACTCCATGAAGGAGGCCGCGGTGCGCCGCGACCGGTTCTTCTCGGCCATGAGCCACGACCTGCGCACGCCCATCACCGCCATCGTGGGCTACAGCGAGCTGCTGCAGGACGGCATCGTGGGCGAGCTGGAGGCGCGCCAGCTGGAGATGGTGGAGCGCATCTCCCAGGTGGCCGGCCACCTCTCGCAGCTCGTGAACGACATCCTGGACCTCGCCAAGCTGGACGCGGGCCGCATGGAGTTCCACCTGGAAGAGGTGCCGCTGGGCGACCTGGTGGAAGAGGCGGTGGTCACCGTGCGCCCGCAGGCCCAGGGCAAGTCGCTCGCCCTGCGCCTGGAGATCGACGGCCACCGCGGCATCCGCATGCGCGTGGACCCGCCGCGCGTCCGGCAGATCCTGGTGAACCTGCTCTCCAACGCGGTCAAGTTCACCGAGGCGGGCGAGGTCTCCGTCTCGGTGGGCATCGGCGGCGAGCAGGGGTGGATCGAGGTGCGCGACACCGGCCCCGGCCTGCCCGCGGACAGCGAAGAGGTGGTGTTCGAGGAGTTCCTGCAGATCGCCAGCGGCAACAAGGCCAAGCGCGAGCCCGGAAGCGGCCTGGGCCTCGCCATCTCGCGGCGCCTGGCACGGGCCATGGGCGGCGACCTCACCGCCCGCAGCGGCGACGGCTCCGGCGCGGTGTTCACGCTCTACCTACCCTTCAGCGAGGCGTAG